The following proteins are encoded in a genomic region of Drosophila bipectinata strain 14024-0381.07 chromosome XL, DbipHiC1v2, whole genome shotgun sequence:
- the PsGEF gene encoding uncharacterized protein PsGEF isoform X6 yields MPTMTRMHRHSSSSAVVEENRGRRRGPGAGDANKENFGVHFMSSPFGNASLIALQDLSNVHGKSPQRRSFSEGSGPRQATPQLAALRSCLPRGGVGVGGGAAALEDSQLSSSRMGDTTLDRMLDAIIESARKEVRYKPNVVATATTTAAPTTTVLPENAEWSETSVHEMEVRTPTHLKRQRVVRRKNPHKTTGPTTGGQRPTSTTTTAQQLEHIPSTKRCLSFSSSSNSSDLEVEEDDEENQQVAKRGSLATPPSHCTTTSSTSSGSSGSSSGATDFGEASPRGSIDLSISYDAKEQKLNVHVIRCRDLQRSHGGNGGSINAYVKVALSGTGSGYGSGSGSGSSGQRDQRTAVHRHSSRPYFDQRFSFPICGGDFKDNDDFKEQSLQLAVWHRDRHLKRSEFLGCSTFPLSELLQPHAGTTAGSYKLQAQGCPPPSHRQSRENQHHNHQSHASVSAASTNPGENPEKAAAAGGGGGEREGEEQENSTEMAAITATPQKAAATTGTGTGSVSVSGSTAAALTLNDEVISISIDGDPSQQAGQQPMRLSKKALHQRDADENLFLRFLELDPPADGNANSTTVGATGDKTANSSSNAKANESNANHLNGSASRRHSTMPNSAGGGGGGAGVGGGSGSGRQTGRTPFTMTKRLTRTEERGFGFSIVWTHPPRVEKVEAGLSADRCGILPGDYVIFVDMHNVVTMPEADVLNLIRSQGSALTLEIFRRSGAGATTISTATTATATAIAAAPPKKIYGLDAGIGIGIGVEEPLLPTSLSTTSTHAQPQGVVSSLQRSASSRVQTAISRPATACSGTTSSIEAAKRRLHLPQVTFSKESIVPITDNRRRFLLQLISREQNFTAALHFGVQRFVQPLVERKDLISPNDHRTLFQNIDELLRIAEDILEQLCSSEQQDQDQPQMNFASRVYLSKTTAICAAYKKYCNGIKRADCVLVNKSRQTGSEFIAFITEPAVPRKRPDLTMFIHRPLQHFREILKLMQLLAGNCHVDTEEHKNFSTVIAELQAAYREITVSSGLMEPLGEGRPLLTLQDLESRMVFTKCKPFTLAVQGRQWIFGGDLSRVEGRSVKPYWTLLFSDIIVFAKVSRDRVLFITEEPIPIANVVDSCFHMRKKTTEFRLTVDPNGRLAESPTGYCAPDLTRTPKRGARRKSLILRAPSLELKAVWQNLLQRQIFLVNAALGSTPLSSPLDSPDVLNTLVPLSDIGLTSASMGSMKLPSLDSIHLKQQQKQQRSNNSQTAATDRSVDRSHGPHSHSGHSGHAVEQIELLIDEKCRILNKTGTPKSSALHLANWMKGQLDKQQQQARLAAIARSQENVSAEDEQLIFNSDSEQDERITYWTRQQLEKRTKELNLAKENGGLSAKPNFGGKRLSGVEELSMSATSDIYSTTSEAEGVTSQISQSHSTTSDSQITVRSSPIVLDKLAVCRHCHKNCQQSGGGAVRPGGVNTSNSTPVLLCNSLKVQHSQSSPNRCCKLNGLGAGEHGADKGSETRTGARTGTETGTGSMTSMSSSTITGEFSSKVVASSSRRETGDTESDVAQLITDEISISQSEATDDSVGAIPNSSSSAGDSKLRHLEQNTVTATPASPSLPNGHCSGGTGGSPKPLPPPRRTRIVAQMCQEPARPKANQQVKAIVTITETARIMRSSPTKGSSSVGGSPAKYSACHCRCTPEDFTNAQLSPDKMEHQTCKLLESPKQTATTMKQQQEKQEDDQLSLMLIGLAQFAPAAKLCGQDRLAKEEKSLSSSTPTIAVVPPTPDAVLTKTTTHVWDNSGCSSNGTGTATTSTATTTTKQPRQAIIENIPEDSCDESPLDEEPPYRPMSSALRRFGTMSSLEKLPSDDRMDEADELDDDLEPYTSNGHVSPPQNDEDDEEEARSDKALVQNLNDLGGASSSSGILVNGDVLASGAWTNRAGAFVSDKMSFFEESRAFIDKYLGRWNAGDGQQSQQQSHHQPGTASETDEQMDECTSGATSGEEVWGTPTSGGDNDDQDMQLINSENTHSSPTKSSTSLNDDDDTELMMDELLMAPPMTASTIRGLLPRRRLEPLFEEETESDEEKTQQDSDDVKKKVVVKLVKL; encoded by the exons ATGCCAACCATGACGAGAATGCATCGCCACTCCAGCTCCAGTGCCGTGGTGGAGGAGAATCGCGGCCGGAGACGCGGCCCTGGCGCGGGTGATGCCAACAAGGAGAACTTCGGGGTGCACTTTATGAGCAGTCCGTTTGGCAATGCCAGCCTGATTGCCCTCCAGGACCTGAGCAATGTCCATGGCAAGAGCCCGCAACGCAGGAGCTTCAGCGAAGGCAGTGGTCCCCGCCAGGCCACGCCCCAACTGGCGGCACTGAGGAGCTGCCTGCCACGCGGTGGAGTCGGTGTAGGTGGCGGTGCCGCCGCTCTAGAGGACTCGCAGCTCTCGTCCTCTCGAATGGGTGACACCACGCTAGATCGTATGCTAGATGCCATTATTGAATCCGCACGGAAGGAGGTGCGCTACAAGCCGAATGTGGTGGCCACTGCCACAACCACAGCAGCCCCCACCACCACTGTCCTACCCGAGAACGCCGAGTGGAGTGAGACCAGTGTCCACGAAATGGAGGTACGCACTCCCACCCACTTGAAGCGCCAGCGGGTGGTGCGCCGCAAGAATCCCCACAAAACCACCGGTCCCACCACTGGGGGCCAACGtcccaccagcaccaccaccaccgcccaGCAACTGGAGCACATTCCCAGCACGAAGCGGTGCCTGAGCTTCTCCTCCAGCTCCAACTCCAGCGACCTGGAAGTCGAGGAGGATGACGAGGAGAACCAGCAGGTGGCCAAGAGGGGATCCCTGGCCACACCGCCCTCCCACTGCACCACCACGAGCAGCACTAGCAGcggcagcagtggcagcagcagcggggCAACTGACTTTGGAGAAGCCTCGCCAAGGGGCAGCATCGATCTGAGCATTTCTTACGACGCCAAGGAGCAGAAACTGAATGTACATG TGATTCGCTGTCGGGACTTGCAACGTTCCCATGGCGGCAACGGTGGCAGCATCAATGCCTACGTTAAGGTGGCTCTGTCCGGTACAGGATCCGGCTATGGATCCGGTTCGGGTTCGGGATCGAGTGGCCAGCGCGACCAGCGCACCGCTGTTCATCGGCACTCGAGTCGTCCCTATTTTGACCAGCGCTTCAGCTTCCCGATTTGCGGTGGCGATTTCAAGGATAACGACGATTTCAAGGAGCAGAGCCTTCAGCTGGCAGTGTGGCACCGAGATCGCCATTTAAA ACGCAGCGAATTTTTGGGCTGCAGCACTTTCCCATTGAGCGAACTACTGCAGCCGCACGCCGGCACCACGGCCGGATCCTACAAGCTGCAGGCGCAGGGATGTCCACCGCCTAGCCACCGCCAGAGTCGCGAGAACCAGCACCACAATCACCAGAGTCACGCATCCGTATCCGCGGCGAGCACTAATCCCGGAGAGAATCCGGagaaggcagcagcagcaggaggaggaggaggagaacgCGAGGGTGAGGAGCAAGAGAATAGCACGGAAATGGCTGCCATTACAGCAACGCCACAAAAGGCAGCGGCCACCACCGGAACTGGCACTGGATCTGTATCCGTTTCCGGATCCACAGCCGCCGCCCTGACCCTCAACGATGAGGTGATCAGCATTAGCATCGATGGAGATCCCAGCCAGCAGGCCGGCCAGCAACCGATGCGACTCAGCAAGAAGGCCCTCCACCAGCGCGACGCCGACGAGAATCTCTTCCTGAGATTCCTGGAACTCGATCCGCCGGCGGACGGGAATGCCAACAGTACGACTGTGGGCGCCACCGGCGACAAGACGGCCAACTCGTCCTCGAACGCCAAGGCCAACGAGAGCAATGCCAACCACTTGAACGGCTCCGCCAGTCGACGACACTCCACCATGCCGAACAGTGCTggtggcggcggaggaggagcaggagtgGGAGGAGGCAGTGGCTCCGGAAGGCAAACCGGAAGGACACCCTTCACGATGACCAAACGACTGACCAGAACCGAGGAGCGGGGCTTCGGGTTCTCGATCGTTTGGACCCATCCGCCCCGGGTGGAGAAGGTGGAGGCAGGCCTCTCGGCGGACCGGTGCGGCATCCTGCCCGGCGACTATGTGATCTTTGTGGACATGCACAATGTGGTCACGATGCCCGAGGCTGATGTTCTGAACTTGATACGATCGCAGGGCTCGGCCTTGACGTTGGAGATTTTCAGAAGGTCAGGCGCGGGCGCCACCACAATCTCGACGgccaccaccgccaccgccacagCCATCGCTGCTGCTCCCCCCAAGAAGATCTACGGCCTGGATGCCGGCATAGGCATTGGCATCGGTGTGGAGGAGCCACTGTTGCCCACCAGCTTGAGCACCACCAGCACCCACGCCCAACCCCAGGGCGTTGTCTCCAGTCTGCAGAGGAGTGCCAGTTCCCGCGTCCAGACGGCCATCAGTCGTCCGGCCACCGCCTGCTCGGGCACCACGTCCTCCATCGAGGCCGCCAAGCGGCGGCTGCACCTGCCCCAGGTCACCTTCAGCAAGGAG TCCATTGTGCCCATCACGGACAATCGGAGGCGTTTCCTGCTCCAGCTGATCAGCCGGGAGCAGAACTTCACGGCCGCCCTGCACTTTGGCGTCCAGCGCTTCGTCCAGCCCTTGGTGGAGCGCAAGGACCTCATCTCGCCGAACGACCATCGCACCCTGTTCCAGAACATTGACGAGCTGCTGCGCATCGCCGAGGACATCCTGGAGCAACTGTGCAGCAGCGAGCaacaggaccaggaccagccCCAGATGAACTTCGCCTCGCGGGTCTATCTCTCGAAGACCACGGCGATCTGTGCCGCCTACAAGAAGTACTGCAACGGCATCAAGCGGGCGGACTGTGTCCTGGTGAACAAGTCCCGGCAGACGGGCTCCGAGTTCATTGCCTTCATCACGGAGCCGGCGGTGCCAAGGAAGAGGCCCGATCTCACCATGTTCATCCACCGGCCGCTGCAGCACTTCCGGGAGATCCTCAAGCTGATGCAGCTCCTGGCCGGCAACTGTCACGTTGACACCGAGGAGCACAAGAACTTCAGCACGGTGATTGCCGAGCTCCAAGCCGCCTACAGAGAGATCACCGTGAGCAGTGGGCTGATGGAGCCCCTGGGCGAGGGCCGGCCGCTCCTAACGCTGCAGGACCTGGAGTCGCGAATGGTCTTCACCAAGTGCAAGCCCTTCACGCTGGCCGTGCAGGGCCGCCAGTGGATCTTCGGCGGGGACTTGTCCCGCGTCGAGGGTCGCTCGGTGAAGCCCTACTGGACGCTGCTCTTCAGCGACATCATTGTCTTTGCGAAGGTCAGTCGGGATCGGGTGCTCTTCATCACCGAGGAGCCCATACCCATTGCCAATGTGGTGGACTCCTGCTTCCACATGCGCAAGAAGA CCACCGAGTTCCGTCTGACGGTGGATCCCAATGGCCGTCTGGCCGAGAGCCCCACGGGCTACTGTGCCCCGGATCTCACCCGCACCCCCAAGAGAGGAGCCCGCCGGAAGAGCCTCATCCTGAGAGCTCCCTCCCTGGAGCTAAAGGCTGTTTGGCAGAACCTGCTGCAGCGTCAAAT ATTTCTTGTGAATGCCGCCCTGGGATCGACACCTCTATCCAGTCCGCTGGACTCACCAGACGTCCTGAACACCCTCGTGCCCCTGAGCGACATCGGCCTGACCTCCGCCTCGATGGGATCGATGAAGCTGCCGTCGCTGGACAGCATCCACctgaagcagcagcagaaacagcAG CGCAGCAATAATTCCCAAACAGCGGCCACCGATCGATCCGTGGATCGATCCCATGGCCCGCACTCCCACAGCGGCCACAGCGGCCATGCCGTGGAGCAGATCGAGCTGCTGATCGACGAAAAGTGCCGCATCTTAAACAAGACCGGCACCCCCAAGTCGAGTGCCCTCCACCTGGCCAACTGGATGAAGGGCCAGCTGgacaaacagcagcagcaggcccgACTGGCGGCCATTGCCCGCTCCCAGGAGAATGTCAGTGCCGAGGACGAGCAGCTGATATTCAACAGCGACAGCGAGCAGGACGAAAGGATCACCTACTGGACGCGCCAGCAGCTGGAGAAGCGCACCAAGGAGCTCAACCTGGCCAAGGAGAACGGCGGCCTCTCCGCCAAGCCAAACTTTGGTGGGAAGCGCCTCAGCGGCGTTGAGGAGCTCAGCATGAGCGCCACCTCGGACATATATTCCACCACGTCGGAGGCGGAGGGTGTGACGAGCCAGATCAGCCAGTCGCACAGCACAACGTCGGACAGTCAG ATCACCGTACGCTCCAGTCCCATTGTCCTGGACAAGCTGGCCGTGTGCCGGCACTGCCACAAGAACTGCCAACAAAGCGGCGGTGGTGCAGTGCGTCCTGGCGGCGTGAATACGTCCAACTCCACACCCGTGCTCCTCTGCAACTCCCTGAAGGTCCAGCACAGCCAGTCCTCCCCAAATCGATGCTGTAAGCTGAACGGCCTGGGAGCTGGGGAGCATGGCGCCGATAAAGGATCAGAGACACGAACTGGCGCCAGAACGGGAACGGAGACTGGGACGGGCAGCATGACCAGCATGTCCAGTAGCACAATAACCGGGGAGTTCTCCTCCAAGGTAGTGGCTAGCAGCAGTCGCCGGGAGACCGGCGACACGGAGAGCGATGTCGCCCAACTGATCACCGACGAAATCTCGATTTCCCAATCAGAGGCGACGGATGACAGTGTTGGGGCGATCccgaacagcagcagcagtgccGGCGACTCCAAACTACGTCATCTAGAACAGAATACAGTCACAGCCACCCCAGCCAGTCCGTCCCTGCCCAATGGTCACTGTAGTGGGGGAACTGGTGGTTCGCCCAAGCCACTGCCACCGCCCCGTCGCACCCGAATCGTGGCCCAGATGTGCCAGGAACCGGCCCGGCCCAAGGCCAATCAGCAGGTGAAGGCCATTGTCACCATAACGGAGACGGCCCGCATCATGCGGAGCAGTCCCACCAAGGGATCCAGCTCCGTGGGCGGATCACCGGCCAAGTACTCGGCCTGCCACTGTCGCTGCACCCCAGAGGACTTCACGAACGCCCAGCTCTCGCCGGACAAGATGGAGCACCAGACCTGCAAGCTCCTCGAATCGCCCAAGCAAACGGCCACCACCatgaagcagcagcaggagaagCAGGAGGACGACCAGCTGTCCCTGATGCTCATCGGCCTGGCCCAGTTCGCGCCGGCGGCCAAGCTGTGCGGCCAGGACCGGCTGGCCAAGGAGGAGAAGAGCCTGAGCAGCAGCACGCCCACCATTGCGGTGGTGCCGCCCACTCCCGACGCCGTGCTCACGAAAACCACCACCCACGTGTGGGACAATAGCGGCTGCTCCTCGAACGGCACCGGCACGGCCACCACTAGCACCGCCACCACGACCACCAAGCAGCCACGGCAGGCCATCATCGAAAACATACCCGAGGACTCCTGCGACGAATCGCCCCTCGACGAAGAGCCCCCCTACCGACCCATGAGCAGTGCCCTGCGGCGCTTCGGCACGATGTCCAGCCTGGAGAAGCTGCCCTCCGACGATCGGATGGACGAGGCCGACGAGCTGGACGACGACCTGGAGCCCTACACCTCGAACGGGCATGTATCTCCGCCGCAGAacgacgaggacgacgaggaggaggccCGATCGGACAAGGCTCTGGTGCAGAACCTAAACGACCTGGGAGGGGCCAGTTCCTCGTCGGGTATCCTCGTCAATGGCGATGTCCTGGCCAGCGGGGCCTGGACCAACCGGGCCGGGGCCTTCGTCTCCGACAAAATGTCCTTCTTCGAGGAGTCGCGGGCCTTCATCGACAAGTACTTGGGCCGATGGAATGCCGGGGATGGGCAGCAGTCGCAGCAGCAGTCCCACCACCAGCCCGGCACCGCCTCGGAGACGGACGAGCAGATGGACGAGTGCACCTCGGGCGCCACCAGCGGCGAGGAGGTTTGGGGCACACCCACCAGCGGCGGGGACAACGACGACCAGGACATGCAGCTGATCAACTCGGAGAACACACACTCG TCGCCCACCAAGTCGAGCACCTCGCTGAACGATGACGATGACACGGAACTGATGATGGACGAACTACTGATGGCGCCACCGATGACGGCCAGCACGATCCGAGGACTGCTGCCACG ACGTCGACTTGAGCCATTATTCGAGGAAGAGACGGAGAGCGACGAAGAGAAGACTCAGCAGGATAGCGATGACGTCAAAAAG AAGGTCGTAGTGAAATTAGTGAAGCTTTAG